Within Vicia villosa cultivar HV-30 ecotype Madison, WI linkage group LG1, Vvil1.0, whole genome shotgun sequence, the genomic segment GTTATCGTATTCGTCTTAAATGATATTATGATCAATTGCCAACGATCagtgaacaaacatgaacatatATATTATTAGTATGTGCTAAAACAAAACTAAATGAATACATAAACATCAATTAGAAAAATACGTACCAACAGAGAAATGGTGCTAAGTAACATTCATTTCCTCCCTCATTTAACTGTTTTTTCAAGTAATCTAgaatttctcttggtgaattaaACGCCCATCGAATAAAAAGCGGATCCAAGATTCCACAAATACTCAATTTATTTAACTCTATACAAACACGGTGAATGTACCTAAATGgttaaagaaaatgaataaattaattgaGGAAATACAAAAAATGATAATGTTCTATAATGACATGTATATTCAGTTATATACTTAAGTGCACCAAACTTGTAAGATTCTTACGTCCAGCCACTTATATCCACCGAGAAAATTCCTTACATCGTCAGGACTGTAATAGAATAACTCCACACATGAACAATGTTATAGCGGGAGAGGTTGCAATGCATTTATGCTCGCAACGATTGTATATAACATAGTGATTTCATTTGAGTTAGAGTCCAATAACTCGTTGCAATTAGCTGAAAGGGGAAGGGACTGAACAACTTCCTTTAGTAGAAGCACATattgtatttttcaaaataagaacttttgctagagattagctacgaattTAACTACGAATTAGATACGAAATTTTATAGGCTCAAGTACCATGTTAACTTTAGCCACGTGACATGCCACGTCAGCATATTTGACCGGTGGCACTGCCACGTGTTAGTGTCACGTCAACTCTGTTAGCGGACGTTAgcaggagggaccaaaagtgtggatgcaaaattttagagggaccattctttgaaggaaatgtttagagggactaaaaacgaaatctgatATATTTAGAGAGAACAAAAACTAACTTAATCcgtaaaaatatgtttggttcagaaGGGGATGAGAgggattttattaataatttacatttctATCCTTATCCTTATGATATCTTTATGATATTCAAAGTATAAAAATtcagaaatatttttttgataataaaatatgcataaataattAAACTGTGTTTTGAAGGGATTTTgttccccttccctcccctcacctccttaaatttaaattaaacacATTTAATTAGATATATTCCCCATGTTTAGTTCACAAAGGATGAGAgggaatttattaataatttaaatttttatcctTATCCTTATGATATCTTTATgatattcaaaatataaaaatttataaatagttttttataataaaatatgcataaataattAAACTTTGTTTTGAAGGAATTTTACTCCCCTTCCCTCCTCCCACCTCCTTTATTTGAATTAGTCAAAATTGGATTGAGGAGAACAAAATATAGCAGTATCTATTTCTTTTCATTTAAAcatttattacaatttttttatctcTCAATTTCGGCAGAATAAGAAAAATATTCCCCTATGTCATATAATATTCAAATAATAACATCCAAATAGAACCTAAAAAGACATCGTGCTTACCCTTCCAAGTAATGGAACATATGCAAATGGTAAATCAAAAAGACACTAAATGGGGGTGAGATTTTAATGGAAAACTTCTGTTACTATTCAAATGCCAAAAAGTTACACTCATCTCAAACAATACTATTCTTTGATAAATAAATATGCTTGTTGTCGATATATTTGAATATTTCTTAGCCTATTAGAACTAGGGGGAATTATATCATGTCATTAGATAGAGTGAAATTGAAACATGTTTTCTTGCTAGTATCTCCAAACTAAAGATGTGTATTAAATGTTTTTCTTTAAAGAAAAACATAATATATATGAAAAGTTTAAAATCAAATCCTCTCCGATCGATTTTATAGTAAAGTCAACCGAAGAATATCGATTTTATTGTAAAGTCAACCCAACACTGAAGACtaaattttctttttcaatatcATAAAATAGTCAATACAAATTCTAATCAAGTTTCAATTTAGAAAATTTGAAGTGAAATTCTAATTAAGTTtcaatttgagaaaatttgaaGTGGCCAGGGTTTTAAAAAATTGTCTGCGACTACGAAACGGCCGTGGCAAAACAGTTTTGGTAGATGCCGATACCGATACATTATTACTGTTTTATATGTTGAAAAATAGGTTATGGTTAATTTACACTGCGACGATCGCAGTCAGTGTTGTAACATATTATCGATCGAAATTACAAAAGTCTTTACGCAACTACGACTCGTCTGCGACTGTATTTTAAGACCTTGGAAGTGGCATTAACTAAAATAGAGAGGTGTTTTCTCTATTATCCAAGTTTCATAGAACTTTGATATACATCAGCCATAGTAAGCTGGCATTTCATCAAattacaaacaaaaaaagaaaagaaaagcaaGACTATGTTTACATACACTTAGTTTCAGCCAAAGAGGACACTCATTAAAAAGAAGGAATGTCCCTAGCTTAACCAAATTAGAGCCCCATCACATATACTTCTATGTATACATGGATCTAGCTCTTTGAAGTTTTATTCATTAGTTATCACTAGAACCAAATGGCTCTAGCAGCCATAAGCATTTGTTTGAGAGAACCATCAACATGAAGAGAAATCACATCCTTTGATGACCCTACAAATTTTCCACCAATGAAAACTGCTGGAACTGAAGGGTTACATCCAAGGCTCCTTAGAGCCCTTTCCATTTCCCTACCATAGGGTTCATTGTCTAGGTCATGCACTGCAGGGCTGGCTCCTAGCTCATAGAAGAGCTGTGTTATGCTGTGACACATGTAGCATGAACTCTTTGTGAATACAACTGCAGCTTTCTTTGATGCCAAATCCTTCACTCTATCCATTACTTGAAATGTTGAGTTTCTTAATTAAGATGCTACAAGAGTGTGTGAAATCTTGTGCTTTGTTTTGCTTTGTGGAATTTGAGATTTTAGCACCCTCTTATTTATAGTGGTTGGTGAAGATATTGGATTGTATAAATTGTATATTCTAGGAaagtagaaaaaaaatataaattatacttAAAATGGATataggaaaaaaaaaaaagttcctTGAGATATTTATTTGGATAAGGGAAATTCAAATTCTCTTGATCCTTTGGTGACTCTGAATGAACATGAACAAGCATCTAGAATCAAACTATTTGAGTGATATAATTGAAATCAATTGGAGTGGGGGGTGAGAGCAATCAATGAAAGGAATAAGAACAAGaacaatataaatttaaataataatttattaattagtcTTTCGGCCTTGGTTCTAAGCATCAATGAAATTATTATTCTAATGTGATTTATGCAAACTTCTTCACTAAGGTAGATGGCACAAAATAATGGTGCGTTGTCGATGCAAGAGGCTAGGAGAATGGAATCTTATATGCAATTAGAATTGGaagtgttgtgtttgaaaaaGTCAAAGGCTATGAATGAGTTCCAAGTGTCATACATGAATGAAGGGTATGGTAAAGCTTACTATGAACTAGAGATGTCAACGGGTTAAGATGGTGGTGGTGTGTGTGCTTAGTCTGTCTCTGTCTCAAAATGTTTCCTTTATGGTgttatataatcaagattgagTGATTAGcttaaattaaagataaaaaaaatttaaacatgctAAAACTCATTATATGTAAGATAAAGAACAACGACAACTACACTCTTAATTAATGATCAATCAATCATCTAAGAGTGtaacaaaaaaataaacaagATTAAGATTGAACCCTCAAAAAATTGTTTACACAATTTCATCCAAATGATATATTCATAGAGATAGAGAGAAGTAGGAAGTAAtgttacaaaatatatatttcCTAACATATTATTACTTTGACCATAAAACCAAccgaattaataatttttatttaagcaattttatttattaaaatactttttacCAGGTTCATATTCCCAGACATAGTTATAGTCAAATAGTTTACACGCTTCAAATCTCATAATCAACATTTTGTCATTTTTTGGTTACAAAAAAGGATGTGttctttaaagttttttttttataacaaaattaaatatttttcaccATGATCCAAACTCTTATTTAagcaattttatttattaaaataattgtaTGAGGTCCATATTCCTAGACATAGTTATAGTCAAATAGTTTACACGATTCAAATCTCATAATCAACATTTTGCCATTTTTTGGTTACAAAAAAGGATGTgctatttaaagttttttttaacaaaattaaacATTTTTCACCATGATCCAAATTCACAAATGTGGTGAATTAAAATGACAATTCACCACGGTTACCTATAAAAGTTAACTTATACTATCACTTTAGAACATATTGCAATCAAAGGAAACTCTAATTTCTCTCGCCTTAACCTAAACTCTTAAAACTCTAACATAACATCTCCAACTAATATGAAACAAGAGAAGGTTACACGAACCCTTGCAACACGAAACAAGTATCATATATCTTTgtcttcatttttcaagaatCATTTCAATGAAAGGTACTTTTGTGAAATATTTATGAATTATAATAGTTGTTGTTTATGTTAAAATAAGTTGTCGTTCTTGTTGAAGTATGTTGATGAATGTTAAATTATGTTGATatttttgttgataaatgttaTTGTTTGTGTAGAAGTATGTTGATAAATGTTGACGCATGTTACAATGTTGAAGtatgttgatgtttttgttgatgtttttgttgatacactacaataaaaaacaaatttaaccTAATTGGTTGGATATGAGGTGTTACCTCAGTTCAAATGCGAGGTAACGACTGACGTCATAAAATATGTGTCACTTTATTTGTCGATTTTAGATTCAACGACGAGTAATGTGTAAAGGCCATAAGTTCGATCCCTAGGGAGATCCTTTTTGAAATTCTTAAATGGAGAAAACAAATTTCCCATCATATTTGACAATCCACCGACGGGCAAAACAACGTTCACCTTGAATTTGACATTTCACGGGCGGATAAAACACGATTGATTTTATTATATCTAATGTGGATTGCTTCTTTCATTAAGTCTTAAGTGAACATATAACTTCTCAAATTggttaagaaaataattatatgaacaatTGTGTTATATTTGAAAAATAACTTACTCTAATCAATGATTTTTGAACATCTATAACTCATCATTCATCTAACGACTTTTAATGGTTATAATCTCTTCAATATTTCAAGTTCTTTATTATGTTGGTTCATCATGAGGAGTATCCATATTAGGTCAAGAGCATTACACAAGTGAAAGAGACACCACATGttaacccaaaaccttaaggtgataggtgtatgagTCATCTCACTTGTAAAATGCTCGACCTCCACTTTTCCAAACAATGTGGGACTAACAACTCACACTTGCACACAACAATCTCCCCATCAAGTGTGATTCCATGCACTATGCTCCCGCTCAGGGAGAAGCTCTTTCATCCATATACACTTTTACTTCCATTGCAGACACTACAACGGGACACGCCACCTAACCATCACATTGTCAGGAAGACTTTCGATACAAGAAGTCGATCCTTTTAATTGAAACCATCAGCTCTGATATCATTGTTGAGTCATCATAAGGAGCATCCACATTGGGTCAAGAGCAGCACACAAGTGAAAGAGACACCACTTAtttacccaaaaccttaaggtgattgGTGTAtggattctctcacttataaagtgctcaaCCTCCATTTTTCCGAGCAACTTGTGACTAACAACTCACACTTGCACAAAACATATTCAACACTTACTTTTCCAAATGAACAATTATAGAAGAAAGTAGAAGTATTTGGAGAGATTTTAACCATAAAAGAATATGAGATGAATGATGAATTGAAGAATTCTCGAAAAACATTAATTAGTGTAAGATATGTCTCAAATACAACATAactttttatgttattatttccaaaatcaatttaataggttatatgttcaaagaggagTTAGTGAAACAAAAAATTGACATTTAAAATCAACTGGACGAAATAAGATGAGTGTTTGCACAAAGAATCATAAAAATAATCTTAATATCAATCTCAAACTCAATAAAAACAACTAAACAACAATATATAGCTTTTCACAACTCTGGGAAGTAGAAtaactaaacaacaacaacaacaataacatgaaCAATTCAAAAACAACAACTTACATTAATCTATAAACATAgaacatcaatttttttaaacaataactacaacaaacaacaacaattacaacaatatgtctaaacaacaacaacaagaagaagaTTAAACCTATAACAACAACAAGATTAAACCTATAACACCAATCTGTTTAAACAACAAGATTAAACCTTTAGGGTTTCACGTTTCAACAACAACGacaaacaacgacaacaacaacaaacaacaacaacgacaaataaCAATATTAATATAACATGAGTAATGATGTTTGACGTACCAGTTTTGTGaagaagaagtgaaagaaatgatttgggtCATTCATTCAGACAAGTATAGAACGAGAGCCCTAAACAAATATCATCTTCATATTGAGGACGATATGTGTTTAGGGCTCTCTTTGTTAGGACTCTTTGTTAGGGTTCTTTCTGTGTTGTTTTTATGCAAGTGAAACTGAATGCAATaagctaatatatatatatatatatatatatatatatatatatatatatatatatatatatatatatatatatatatatatatatatatataagctaatatatatatatatatatatatatatatatatatatatatatatatatatatatatattagcttatatatatatatatatatatatatatatatatatatatatatatatatatatattagcttatatatatatatatatatatatatatatatatatatatatatatatatatatataaaagctaatatatatatatatatatatatatatatatatatatatatataagctaatatatatatatatatatatatatatatatattttttttttatatcagaGACACAAATTCATCTCGAC encodes:
- the LOC131614817 gene encoding glutaredoxin-C11-like, which codes for MDRVKDLASKKAAVVFTKSSCYMCHSITQLFYELGASPAVHDLDNEPYGREMERALRSLGCNPSVPAVFIGGKFVGSSKDVISLHVDGSLKQMLMAARAIWF